The Dethiosulfovibrio peptidovorans genome contains the following window.
GAGTCTCATTCTGATGCCATCGTCCAGCATCAGCAGCGAGTCGATGGAGTCCCGAGTGGTCCCGGGGACATCACTGACCAGGGATCGGTTCTCTCCCAACAGGTGGTTCAGGATACTGGATTTGCCTACGTTGGGACGGCCGACCAAGGCCACCCTGATCTCGTCCTCTTCTTCCTCCGGCCTAGCCTTTTCAGGAAGGAGCTCGACGATGCGCTCCATCAGGTCGTCCACACCACGGGCGTGGATGGCGCTGACACCCACCACGTCCGAAAAGCCCAAAGCGTAGGCGTCGTAGACAAGCTCGTCGAACTTCATGTCGTCCAGCTTGTTCACAACGACGATCACCGGCTTAGGCGCGCCTTTTCGGACAACCATCGCTATGTCCTCGTCCATCCAGGTGATCCCCTCCCGACCGTCGATGGTCAAGAGGATAAGGTCGCTTTCCTCCATGGCTTGAAGGATCTGCTCCTTCATGCCCTCCATGATGGGGTCCTCATCCCGAAGAAGCAGTCCTCCGGTATCCACCAGATAGAATTTTTCATCGCGCCACTCGACATCGCCGTACAGGCGATCCCGAGTCACCCCGGGGACGTCGTCCACTATAGCCCGACGCTCTCCGATCATCCGGTTAAACAGGGACGATTTGCCCACGTTCGGACGTCCGACGATGGTCACTATTGCCATGTATATCCTCTCCTTAATCGGTCCAGACGGTCACCTTCGGATAGACTTTTGATCCTATAGCGAACCGTGACGCCATGACGTTTCTCAGCCGGCCCAATCCCGGCGTGGCCACCCAGAGGCGGTCCTCTCCGGGATCAGGGTCCATGACGTCCAGAGATGTTCCGGCAGCTTCAGCAGCCAGGTTGGCCTTATGATCCGCCAGGTCGGTAATCTCAACGAGGTAGCGGTACGGCGGCAGTTCGAGTTCCCGGCGTTCTGCCAGCTCGTTTTTCCAGAAGGCCTCCCAGCCCAATCGAAGGGCAGACTGCCACCCTTTGCCGGGGCGACGGCTTTGAAGTAATACGGTCCGGTTTTCTGGATTATGCCCCCGCCAACAGGATTCACACACTATGGAGTAGGCCCGCCACCTCGCATCGTGGTCGGGTCGCCAGGACTCGCCATCTCCATCGATCCAGCAGACCAGGTCCACGATAGACAGGTCGCACAGTTCGAGCGCTCGTCTGGTTCCAAGGACGAGACCGCCTTCTTTCAGGGCTTTGATCCGTTCTCGTCTTTGTGCGATCCCTCTCGGGTCTTCGGCAGTCCAGAGCAGCATCGTTTTTCCTGATACCACAGCTTGAGCTATCGGAACCAGGGCTTCCAGACCCGGCCGACGGCCCGTGATCACCGCTCCACCGCAACAGGGACAGACGTCACTCCATGATTCTTCCCGTCCGCACCGAAGACATCGGACTCTGCCGTGACGGAGTCCCATGGAGCCACCGCAGAGACACTGAAGGGGACGTCCACAGTCATCACACCGAAGATCTCCAAGATAGCTTTTCCGATCCAGCAGCCAGAGAGCCACGCCGCCCCGGCTTACCGTCTCCACCGTTCGAGAGAGAGCTCCTTCCGACAGATGGAGTCCGTCGGACGCTCCATCGATCGCTGCCTCGTGGGCCCGGTTCACGTCGATCAGGACAAGCCGAGCACCTGGCTTCCGTCGTTCCTCTTTGGGTGCAATCTCCCGCATGACCCGAGATGAGGGGAGTCGCCCTCCCAGAAGGAGCTCAGCACCCCACTCCCGAGCCATCCTGGACAGGACACTTCGAGCATGGAGTTTAGGATGACGCTGGAGCCTGTAGGCATCGTTGCTCTCCTCCTCTATGATCACGACATCAGGACAAAGGGGAGCCGCCATCACGCCAGGGCCTCCCACGACAAAACGGACCAGCCCGTCCCGACAGGCAAGCCACGCCTTTCGTCTGGTCGTTCCATTTCCCCGAGGCCACAGGAGTCCCCCAGAGATCCCTGAGCGTTCCAAATCCTTGAAAAACGCTTTGGCCCGTTCGATTTCGGGAAAGGCGACCACAGCTCGGCAGTCGGGATCGATCAAGTAAGTTTTATACCGTTCAAGGCGATCGTCATCGAGCCACCTATAGCAGGTATTGACGGAGAAGCGTCCCTTACGCTCATTCATCTTCTGAGATTGAAGCGGTGGAACGGCCTCCCCCTTAAGGACGGAGCCAGGCAGCATGACGGACAGAGCCAAACCAACCCCGCAGAGAAAAGAGCGCCCCACCCACTGGGTGAGTTGCCAAATAGGAAGGGAGATCACCGGACGTTCGTCCAAAACATCCAAAATCGGACGAACTTGTGCCTCAGGCCACGAAGAGATCGAATCGCCTCCCAGGACGAAGCCAACCCGAACGCCCCGTCCCACGGGAACCCGAACCCGAGTTCCTGGCTCAAGGGGTAGAGACGACCGATATGTGAGATTAGACCACCACGGGCCTGGAACAACGACCTCGGCAAACCAAGTCACGATCAATCATCGTTTCGAAGAGCCAAAACCCGATCCCAGATTCCACGAGCCACCAGGTTCTTGGGCCCTTCGACCTCGGTGGTCCTTCCGAAACGATCATAGAGGCTGACCCGATTGGTATCGCAACCAAAGCCACTTCCGGGTTTGGTCAGGTCGTTGGCCACGATCAGGTCGAGATTCTTACTTCGAAGCTTCTTCTCAGCATTTGCTTGAAGGTCGTCGGTCTCGGCAGCAAAGCCCACCAGAATCTGATCCCGAGCCTTCATAGCTCCCAGTTCCGCAGCGATATCGGGATTCTGGACCATCGCAAGGGTCATCTCCGACCGTCCCTCCCGTTTGATCTTGCGCTCTGATCGTGAAGGGAACCGATAATCTCCCACAGCGGCGGCCTTGACCATGACATTGCTAGCGGCCATACTACGAACACAGGCATCTCTCATCTCCAAAGCCGTCGCAACCTGAACGACACGGACGCCCCGGGGCGACGGCAGAGAGACCGGACCGGAGATCAACGTCACAGAGGCACCTCGATACCAAGCGTCCTGAGCCAGGGCATAGCCCATTTTCCCGGTACTCGGGTTAGAGATGAACCGGACCGGATCCAGATATTCCCTGGTGGGACCAGCGGTTACGGTCACGGTCATTCCAGCCATATCCTGGTGAGTGAGCACCCGACGGACTTCGTGAACAACGCCGTCCACCTCGGGCAGACGACCGGCTCCCTGATACCCACAGGCCAGATCGCCGTCGTCGGGGTCGATAACCCTGTACCCCATGTCCCGAAGAAGCGCCAGATTGCGAACCGTCGCTCCATGATGGAGCATGTTCACGTTCATAGCGGGGAAAACCACCACCGGCGCCCGCGTCGCCAAAAGTATTCCGTCCATGAGGTGCTTCCCATGACCTGCGGCCAGACGGGCGGCGCTCTCAGCTGTACACGGTGCCACGACCACGGCGTCGGCCCACTCAGCGAGGTGAATATGAGGAATGCTCCCGGTCTCGTGGTTCAGGTAGTCCCCATCGCCCCAGACCCGATTTTTCGAGAGGGTTGCCAAGACCATAGGACTGACAAAAGCTCGAGCGCTTTCGGTCAATACCACGATGACCTCCCAAGCCGACTGGACAAAACCCCTCACGATGTGAGGGGTTTTGTATGCAGCGATACCACCGGAAATACAGAGAAGAATTCTAGGAGGCCGATTCGGGCTCATCATCAGACTCATCATGCTCAACCGGGGTAATTCGTTCGTTGGGCACCTGACCGTCTACGGTAATGGTCAGATCGTTGTACTCCAACTCAGATAAGGCCATAGAGATGACCTTTTCAGCCTTGCCGCTCTCTGCAGTACCCCGGCTCCTTTTGTCCTCGCTGAGAGCCCTCGCCCGAGCGGCGACGACAGTTGTGAGTAAATATTTGTTAGATATCCCTGAGTTTTGTTGAATCCTGTCGATGTCAAAAAATTTCATCTGTACGCTCGCTCCCTCTTTAGGATCTGCCAGCCCGACAGGCCATGATGATCGTCTCCAGCTCGGAGACCGCTCGTTCCAAGTCGTCGTTGACCACCACGTGGTCATAGCGATTGGAGTACTCAATCTCTTCCAGAGCATTCTGAAGCCGGAGAGCGATGGTACCCTCGTCCTCCGAGGCTCGTTCTCTGAGACGACGTTCCAGTTCCTGAGAGGACGGCGGCTTCAGGAACACCGATACCGTCTGAGGACACTTCTCCAGGACCTGCAGAGCACCCTGAACGTCGATCTCAAGCACTACATCATAACCTTGAGCAAGCTCCCGACTTACGTCGTCCAATAACGTGCCGTAATAGTTGCCATGAACCTGTGCCCACTCCAGAAAACGACCGTCATCGATCAGACGCAAAAACTCAACATCGTCCATAAATCTGTAGTCAACCCCATCCTGCTCCCCAACACGAGGAGCTCGAGTGGTACATGATATGGAAAAACTCAACCCTGACACCCGCCGGAAAAGCTCTTTTCGAACGGTGCCCTTACCGGCGCCGCTAGGCCCCGAGAGAACCACCAAGGTTCCCCACCGATCATTCATCGACGGCGTCCCCAGAAAAACGATGCACGATGGTCTCGGGCTGGATGGCCGAGAGAATGACGTGGTTACTGTCGGTCACTAAAATAGCTCTGGTCTTTCGCCCTTGGGTAGCATCCACCAGACGGCCGTTCTCCCGGGCCTCTTCCTTCAACCTCTTCATCGGAGCCGACGCCGGGTGGACAATGCTCACAACCCGTTCAGCCACCACCATATTGCCGAAACCTATGTGAACCAACGTCTGCGCCATCGACGATCACTCCACGTTCTGAACCTGCTCCCGAATACGCTCCAGGATCGTTTTCCCCTCAACGACAAGCCACCGAACATACGCGTCGGCGACCTTCGAGCCCATGGTGTTAATCTCCCGATTCATCTCCTGAAGCAGAAAATCCAGCTTCCTTCCCCGAGAGCCGCCGCCGTTCAACAGGTTGACGAATTGTCTGAGGTGGCTCTCTGTTCTGGAGATCTCCTCGGAGATATCCCATTTATCCGCAATGACGGTGAGCTCCTGAGCCAGACGCCCCTCGTCCAAAGAGCAGGCATACCTCTCTGCCGCAGCCTGTACCCGATCCCTCAGGCCTTCGAACGCAGCGTCAGCTCCGTCTCGCCACTTGTCTCCTATCTGACGAAGTACAACCGAATAGTTATCCAGAAGTCCCGAGATGTGGCTCATCAAGGCCTCCCCTTCAGTCTCCCTCATTGCGATCAGTTCGTCCAGTCCACGATCAAGGAGTGGCATGACGACAGGAGACACCCGCTCCTGAAGAGTAGCCCCCGATAGGGGAGATTCCACGACGCCGGGTAAACTCAGAAATCCGTCGATCGCGATAGGCTCCTGAACGCCAGGAACTGCCGCATCTTGAACCTGACGTACGTACCCCCGAAGGGTTTCAGTGTTGATACATCCCATTCGAGCCTCCGATGTCCAGGCCAGATCAACTCGAACCTGAACCTTGCCTCGACTCAACCGTTTGCGAATTGCTCTCTGGATAAGAGGCTCCTCAGAGGACAACTCCCGACCAGTCTTCACAAAGATCTCCAGATATCTCGAGTTCACCGACGACAGTTCAATGGTGAGAGTTCCCCAGTCCTGATCCTTCGAAACCCGACTAAATCCTGTCATGCTCGTCAACACGTTTGGAGAATCCTCCTTCACAAGACTCTCTCGCAACAAAAAACCTGTCCTCAATTGCGAGACGACAAAAAAAGCGGGGCCTCCAGTTCCCCTGCCAGGAACCTGAGCCGCCACTCCCTCGACGGGCTTCACTATCGCCATCAAGACCCCTTGAAGATTGTCAGACAGCGTCCTCCATGGCATGAAGTGAGCGGCTAAGTTCCTGGAGAAAGGCCGCTCTGGCTTCTTTAGGTCGAGCACCAGCGAAGAGTTGGGGATCTAAAGGAGCTCCAAATCGGACGGAGACAGGATTCCAGCGAATAAAAGTCGCTCCTATAGGCATTGCCTTAAATGTTCCGGCAATGTAGGCCGGTACCACAAGCGCTCCTGTTTTGAGAGCCAAGAGAGCGACTCCACCTTCAAGGGGTTTGAGGCAACCGTCCTCGGAGCGCCCTCCTTCAGGAAAGAGAAGAACCGACTCCCCTTCCTCCAAGAGCTGAAGGAAGGATTTCAAAGCACCACCAGCACTCTGAGAGGTCTGACGACTTACCGGTATAGCTCCCAAAATACCGATAAGCCATGCAAAGAGACGAGAACCCTGAAATAACTCTGCCTTGGCCAGGTATCTCAGTCTTTGGGGATACGCAGCCCCCATCACCACAGGATCTAAGTTACTGCAGTGATTGGCCACCATGATAATCGGTCTGGTTCTTGGGATATTGCTGCGTCCTCGAATCGAAAGCCGATTATGCACCAAAAGAAACAGCCAACAGAATCTTCGAACGAGCTGATACACAAGAGCCCTACCCATGGGAGACCTCCAGAGCCAGGCTTACGATTACTTGAACGACCTGATCAACACTCAGATTTGACGAATCCACGACCACAGCATCCTCAGCTTTCCGAAGGGGCGCACAAGCCCGTTCCCGGTCAGCTAAGTCTCGTCGCTTCATATCCTCGAGTACCGACTCAAAAGAGAGATCGTCCCCCTTGGCTTTTAACTCCTCCCAACGACGACGAGCTCGTATGTCCTCAGATGCAGTGAGAAATATCTTCAACGGGGCGAGAGGAAAAACCACAGTTCCCATATCACGACCATCGGCAACGAGGCCTCCGTTGAGTGTCTGCTCCCTTTGAATATCCAAAAGTTTTTCCCGAACGGCGGGCAAAGCCGAATAGGCCGAAGCCAACCGACCAACATGAGGGGTTCTAATGAGGTCTGAAGCATCCTGAGCATCGACAAAGACCCTGTTCTCCGAGAGAGTCACCGATATAGACCGCAGCGACGACAAAAGGACATCGCTCTCCTCGGGGAGGACGCCTTGAGCATCCAAGGAATAAGCTAGGGCCCGATACAGGGCCCCCGTGTCCATGTAGGGTATCCCTAAAGCGAGCGCGACTTTTTTAGCTACAGTACTCTTGCCGGCACCGGCAGGACCGTCCACGGTGACGACCAGATTGTGCAATAGCATGGGCGAGACCACTACGCCTCCAGGAGCTCCATCTCCTCGGAGACCTTGTCCATAATGTCCACCAGCTCGGACAGATGTTGCTCAGCGGAGTCCGCCAACCCCAATCGGGCCAGAGCCTCCTCCGAGACAGAATACTGAAGCCCGTCGGCACCGCCACTCACGCCCAGCATAAGGATCATTGAGTTCGCCACGTGGATGATGTCTACTATGCCTCTATACGCTGAGAGCTCTTCGGGCAGCTCCTCGGGAGTATACTGATACTCAACAGCCACCTTGTGAGACTCAGGCAAATTCCATTTATCCACCAACATTCCACCGACTTGGGCATGATCAAAGCCTAGTACCATGCGCTCGGCCTCCACGAAAGGAAGCTTATCGGTATCCACAATGCGGACGATGATCTGATACCCAAATTTGATGTAATCGTTCAGGACGATTTTCCCTATAGCATGAAGCATTCCAGCGATATAGGCTTCCTCTGGCGGACAAACCTTCGTCAGTTCTGCAATGTATTGAGCTGCGTAGGCCACACTGAGAGAATGCCTCCAAAGATCGCCCCGTTCCAGAGCATACCCAGTGAAGGCGTTGTTCATTCGTTGATAAAGAGTGGCTGCAATGACCAGGTTTTTGATAGTTTTATACCCAAGCAGAGCCACTGCTTCCTGGATGTTTGAGATCCGTCGAGAGACCCCATAAAAGGCCGAATTCGCTAACTTTAAGGTACGAATCACAAGTCCTTGATCTTTGGACAAGATAGCAGCCACGTTTTGGGCACTGCTGTCTGGATTATCCAACATCTTCAAGGTCTCTAGCACAAATTGAGGGAAAGATTTGACTTCCTTCAGCCGGCTGAGAATACGATTCTGTATCAGCTCTCTGGTTCGTTCATCCATGCACCCATCTCCTGCCTTGAACTTAGACCGTTCCTCCATGGCGTATGGCGTTCCATAAACGCTGGAGATCCATTACACGATATCCCCCTGGTTGCACTCCCTGCATCTCCATTGTACCAATTTTTCTCCGAAACAGGCGATGAACAGAGAGAGAAAAAAACTCAGCCATCCGTCGGATCTCACGGTTCACACCGTCCTGAAGAACAATAGAGAGCCACAAGCCAAAGGGATCTCTGTCCATAACCTCCAAAGCACGAGGCCGAATAAGACGATTATCCAAGACGATACCCTCTCTCCAACGACAAAGGGTATCGCTGTCGGGCTTTCGATTCAAAAGGACCTCGTAGGTTTTATCATACCCTGAACTGGGGTGAATAAGCGAGTGACAAAAGTCACCATCGTTGGTAATAATCAGGAGACCCTCGCTGTCCATATCCAAACGTCCCACAGGATAAAGACGAAGGGCCCTCAGATCTGGTGCAAGGATATCGATGACCGTCGGGTTGAATTTGTCCCAAACGGCACAGGCCACTCCTCTGGGTTTATTCATAACCACGTATACAGAAGACTCAAAAGCCACAGCCTGACAGTCGACTTCCACCAAATCAGCAGAGGAAATATCTCGAGCCGGATCAAAAACCACCTCACCGTTAAGTCGAACACGACCAGCCTGAAGGACTTTTTCTGCTCCCCGTCGGGAGGCAATCCCACAACGAGCCAGATACCGATTAAGCCTCACAAAACCCCTTCTCCTCTTCGTGGTGGAGTTCATCGATCTCTGCGATAGTGGGCAGATCTGAGATAGCCCCTAGGTCGAAAGTTCTGAGAAAGGCCTCGGTGGTTCGATAAAGCAAAGGAGAACCCGTTCCTCTCTTTCGACCGGCGATTCGGATCAAGCCATGACCGAGAAGAGTCTCAATAACCCTATCACATCGTACTCCCCGGATTTCTTCTATATCCGATCTGGTCGTAGGTTGATTGTACGCTACAACAGCCAATGTTTCCAGAGCAGCCTTGCTCAGGCGTACTTGCTCTCTCTCGTGGACTTCCGTAAATCGCTCAACGGCGTCAGCGACCTCAAGTACAGTACACAGGAACCAGGCACCACCAAGAAAAATCAACTCTATACCATGACCGTGCTTCTCGTACCGATCAGCCAAGAGTCGAAGTCCTTCTAGCACCTGATCCTGATCGACACCCACAGCCGCTGCCAGAGCCTCTACCGTAGCTCCGTCGGACGCTACAAAAAGGACAGCCTCAAGACGACGCAATACATCAATCTCGATATTATTGGGGTATAACGAGCACTTCTCCAAAACGTTCCTCCTGAATCAGACGAACTCGATCCCGACGAGAAAGCTCCAGAAGAGCCAGAATCGTTACCACCAACGTAGAAACCGAGGGATAGCCCCCGAGAAGGTTTGAAAGAGGGATTCCATCTTGGGGCAAACGAGACAAAACCCACTCCATACGCCGCTCTACCTGGTTTTCATCGGGAATGGGTTCGGGAATTCCGGTCAAGGGAGTATCCCAACCATCATCCAAACTTTCGGAATCACCAATGAACTTGGCCCGTACCAACGTCCACCAAGTCATCGACAAGGAGTATAGATCACCGAGATCGTAAGTAGGAGGCAAGGGATGAGGAGTACGAAAGGCCCGCAACGCCCCCCGAGCCCGGAGATCCTGAAGAACCAATGCAGCCTTTCTATACGGCCGATAGCGGGTCAGGAGCGCCTCAAGATCAATCTCAGGCGGTT
Protein-coding sequences here:
- a CDS encoding ribosome biogenesis GTPase Der is translated as MAIVTIVGRPNVGKSSLFNRMIGERRAIVDDVPGVTRDRLYGDVEWRDEKFYLVDTGGLLLRDEDPIMEGMKEQILQAMEESDLILLTIDGREGITWMDEDIAMVVRKGAPKPVIVVVNKLDDMKFDELVYDAYALGFSDVVGVSAIHARGVDDLMERIVELLPEKARPEEEEDEIRVALVGRPNVGKSSILNHLLGENRSLVSDVPGTTRDSIDSLLMLDDGIRMRLIDTAGLRRKSRFKDDIEYYSFVRTMESLDRCDVSLLVMDGAEGVTDQDKKLASAVVERGKGIVLVMNKWDLLKGMSERLGDEKRDHVREELSFVGHAPLIFSSAKTGRGLGAKLTDAVIEVSQRRRGRVATTKLNGLLRDVLAFERLPSDKRGKLLRIYYCTQADVAPPTFVFFVNDREIVTKGFHNHMVNQLRKLGDYDGVPLRLFWRNSDGKRR
- a CDS encoding pseudouridine synthase, giving the protein MRLNRYLARCGIASRRGAEKVLQAGRVRLNGEVVFDPARDISSADLVEVDCQAVAFESSVYVVMNKPRGVACAVWDKFNPTVIDILAPDLRALRLYPVGRLDMDSEGLLIITNDGDFCHSLIHPSSGYDKTYEVLLNRKPDSDTLCRWREGIVLDNRLIRPRALEVMDRDPFGLWLSIVLQDGVNREIRRMAEFFSLSVHRLFRRKIGTMEMQGVQPGGYRVMDLQRLWNAIRHGGTV
- a CDS encoding phosphohydrolase, which codes for MDERTRELIQNRILSRLKEVKSFPQFVLETLKMLDNPDSSAQNVAAILSKDQGLVIRTLKLANSAFYGVSRRISNIQEAVALLGYKTIKNLVIAATLYQRMNNAFTGYALERGDLWRHSLSVAYAAQYIAELTKVCPPEEAYIAGMLHAIGKIVLNDYIKFGYQIIVRIVDTDKLPFVEAERMVLGFDHAQVGGMLVDKWNLPESHKVAVEYQYTPEELPEELSAYRGIVDIIHVANSMILMLGVSGGADGLQYSVSEEALARLGLADSAEQHLSELVDIMDKVSEEMELLEA
- the scpB gene encoding SMC-Scp complex subunit ScpB, whose amino-acid sequence is MEIDVLRRLEAVLFVASDGATVEALAAAVGVDQDQVLEGLRLLADRYEKHGHGIELIFLGGAWFLCTVLEVADAVERFTEVHEREQVRLSKAALETLAVVAYNQPTTRSDIEEIRGVRCDRVIETLLGHGLIRIAGRKRGTGSPLLYRTTEAFLRTFDLGAISDLPTIAEIDELHHEEEKGFCEA
- a CDS encoding segregation/condensation protein A, producing the protein MLESREIEASRVSVAHVVRVYGEYHARRGEFPIDVVANFLVQAARLVLEKALALMPRVSTESEEILEEEPPEIDLEALLTRYRPYRKAALVLQDLRARGALRAFRTPHPLPPTYDLGDLYSLSMTWWTLVRAKFIGDSESLDDGWDTPLTGIPEPIPDENQVERRMEWVLSRLPQDGIPLSNLLGGYPSVSTLVVTILALLELSRRDRVRLIQEERFGEVLVIPQ
- a CDS encoding 1-acyl-sn-glycerol-3-phosphate acyltransferase — translated: MGRALVYQLVRRFCWLFLLVHNRLSIRGRSNIPRTRPIIMVANHCSNLDPVVMGAAYPQRLRYLAKAELFQGSRLFAWLIGILGAIPVSRQTSQSAGGALKSFLQLLEEGESVLLFPEGGRSEDGCLKPLEGGVALLALKTGALVVPAYIAGTFKAMPIGATFIRWNPVSVRFGAPLDPQLFAGARPKEARAAFLQELSRSLHAMEDAV
- a CDS encoding cytidylate kinase; amino-acid sequence: MLLHNLVVTVDGPAGAGKSTVAKKVALALGIPYMDTGALYRALAYSLDAQGVLPEESDVLLSSLRSISVTLSENRVFVDAQDASDLIRTPHVGRLASAYSALPAVREKLLDIQREQTLNGGLVADGRDMGTVVFPLAPLKIFLTASEDIRARRRWEELKAKGDDLSFESVLEDMKRRDLADRERACAPLRKAEDAVVVDSSNLSVDQVVQVIVSLALEVSHG
- the coaBC gene encoding bifunctional phosphopantothenoylcysteine decarboxylase/phosphopantothenate--cysteine ligase CoaBC, which encodes MMSPNRPPRILLCISGGIAAYKTPHIVRGFVQSAWEVIVVLTESARAFVSPMVLATLSKNRVWGDGDYLNHETGSIPHIHLAEWADAVVVAPCTAESAARLAAGHGKHLMDGILLATRAPVVVFPAMNVNMLHHGATVRNLALLRDMGYRVIDPDDGDLACGYQGAGRLPEVDGVVHEVRRVLTHQDMAGMTVTVTAGPTREYLDPVRFISNPSTGKMGYALAQDAWYRGASVTLISGPVSLPSPRGVRVVQVATALEMRDACVRSMAASNVMVKAAAVGDYRFPSRSERKIKREGRSEMTLAMVQNPDIAAELGAMKARDQILVGFAAETDDLQANAEKKLRSKNLDLIVANDLTKPGSGFGCDTNRVSLYDRFGRTTEVEGPKNLVARGIWDRVLALRNDD
- a CDS encoding guanylate kinase, encoding MNDRWGTLVVLSGPSGAGKGTVRKELFRRVSGLSFSISCTTRAPRVGEQDGVDYRFMDDVEFLRLIDDGRFLEWAQVHGNYYGTLLDDVSRELAQGYDVVLEIDVQGALQVLEKCPQTVSVFLKPPSSQELERRLRERASEDEGTIALRLQNALEEIEYSNRYDHVVVNDDLERAVSELETIIMACRAGRS
- a CDS encoding YicC family protein translates to MLTSMTGFSRVSKDQDWGTLTIELSSVNSRYLEIFVKTGRELSSEEPLIQRAIRKRLSRGKVQVRVDLAWTSEARMGCINTETLRGYVRQVQDAAVPGVQEPIAIDGFLSLPGVVESPLSGATLQERVSPVVMPLLDRGLDELIAMRETEGEALMSHISGLLDNYSVVLRQIGDKWRDGADAAFEGLRDRVQAAAERYACSLDEGRLAQELTVIADKWDISEEISRTESHLRQFVNLLNGGGSRGRKLDFLLQEMNREINTMGSKVADAYVRWLVVEGKTILERIREQVQNVE